One region of Edaphobacter bradus genomic DNA includes:
- a CDS encoding glycoside hydrolase family 31 protein yields the protein MRHTILALALALTFTTAAKAQTPTPDQSALTLNHIEKTSPLPNGLAVTVNGAVMQITALRPDVIRVRIGRNGRLPEDASWAVLPAARTATSAVQPDSSREAVGFHTDALRVSLDRRDGTLRVTDLAGHLLQQDLRPVEYHGSSFRLYKVMQPNEHFFGLGDKVGPLDRRNQAFTDWNTDSFGYQESTDPIYKSIPFFISFTQGRALGVLFDNTFRSSFDFGKELSNAYSFGAPDGPIDYYLFYGPTPRKVIETYAWLTGPSPLPPLWSLGFQQSRYSYYPESRVMEIANKLREEKIPADALYLDIDYQQNNRPFTVDTVKFPHFAQMIQQLAAEHFHVVAITDLHIANLPHQNYAPYDTGTAGDHFVKNPDGSVYTAAVWPGPAVFPDFTQASSRAWWGTLYTDFSKLGIAGFWNDMNEPAIFNVPTKTMPDNVQHRIDEPGFAPRTATHLEIHNIFGMENTRATYDGLLKINPNERPFVLTRASYAGGQRYAATWTGDNSSTWNHLRLTTPMLLNLGLSGFGMSGADVGGFAGTPQPDLLTKWLELGTFQPIDRDHTAKGTGDQEPWVHGIAQEAIRRRYIEERYHLMPYLYTLAEEMSRTGVPIVRPLFVEFPNATPDGHPLDLDASGEFFFGPDLLVAASPYPDELDAYELRLPPGDWYDYWTGKLAAHITTTSSRDAEQPLATANANKSEAVTQPARPLLITPSLEVLPVYVRGGSILPLQPLVQSTEETPQGPLTLRVYAPHSQNENCSGTVYQDDGISFAFRQGAYLRMDSTCKVEDGQLHIHIGAHQGSYQPWWKQLRIEVYGWRSAATAATVNGSSVSLAPDSNETAFTVDDTGSGLDIVLK from the coding sequence ATGCGCCACACCATCCTTGCCCTTGCTCTTGCGCTTACTTTCACTACTGCCGCCAAAGCGCAGACTCCCACTCCCGACCAGTCCGCCCTCACTCTCAATCACATAGAAAAGACTTCACCGCTGCCCAACGGCCTCGCCGTCACCGTCAATGGGGCCGTCATGCAGATCACGGCGCTCCGTCCCGACGTGATCCGCGTCCGCATCGGCCGCAACGGCAGGCTTCCCGAGGACGCCTCATGGGCCGTTCTTCCCGCCGCGCGCACGGCCACCAGCGCGGTTCAGCCGGACTCCTCGCGCGAGGCCGTGGGCTTCCACACCGATGCGCTCCGTGTCTCACTCGACCGCCGCGACGGCACGCTCCGCGTCACCGACCTCGCCGGGCATCTGCTTCAGCAAGACCTTCGCCCCGTCGAGTATCACGGCTCAAGCTTCCGCCTCTATAAAGTGATGCAGCCCAACGAGCACTTCTTCGGCCTCGGCGACAAAGTCGGCCCGCTCGACCGTCGCAACCAGGCCTTCACCGACTGGAACACCGACTCCTTCGGTTACCAGGAATCCACTGACCCCATCTACAAGAGCATCCCCTTCTTCATCAGCTTCACCCAAGGCCGCGCGCTGGGCGTCCTCTTCGATAACACCTTCCGCTCCAGCTTCGACTTCGGCAAGGAGCTCTCCAACGCCTACAGCTTCGGCGCGCCCGACGGCCCCATCGACTACTACCTCTTCTATGGCCCAACGCCGCGCAAGGTCATTGAGACCTACGCATGGCTCACCGGCCCCTCGCCTCTGCCGCCGCTCTGGTCGCTCGGCTTCCAGCAGTCGCGTTACAGCTACTACCCCGAGTCGCGCGTGATGGAGATCGCCAACAAGCTCCGCGAAGAGAAGATTCCCGCCGACGCGCTCTACCTTGACATCGACTACCAGCAGAACAACCGCCCCTTCACCGTCGACACCGTCAAGTTCCCTCACTTCGCGCAGATGATTCAGCAACTCGCCGCGGAGCACTTCCACGTCGTCGCCATCACCGACCTGCACATCGCCAATCTGCCCCACCAGAACTACGCACCTTATGACACCGGCACTGCGGGCGACCACTTCGTCAAGAACCCAGACGGCTCCGTCTACACCGCAGCCGTCTGGCCCGGCCCGGCCGTCTTCCCGGACTTCACACAAGCCTCCTCGCGCGCCTGGTGGGGAACCCTCTATACAGATTTCTCCAAGCTGGGCATCGCCGGCTTCTGGAACGACATGAACGAGCCGGCCATCTTCAACGTCCCCACGAAGACCATGCCCGACAATGTGCAGCACCGCATCGACGAGCCCGGCTTCGCTCCGCGCACGGCCACTCACCTTGAGATCCACAACATCTTCGGCATGGAGAACACGCGAGCCACCTACGACGGCCTGTTGAAGATCAATCCGAATGAGCGGCCCTTCGTCCTTACGCGCGCCAGTTACGCCGGAGGCCAGCGCTACGCCGCCACATGGACAGGCGACAACAGTTCAACGTGGAACCATCTCCGCCTCACCACTCCCATGCTGCTGAACCTCGGCCTGAGCGGCTTCGGTATGAGCGGCGCCGACGTCGGAGGCTTCGCTGGAACTCCGCAACCCGACCTGCTGACCAAGTGGCTCGAGCTCGGCACCTTCCAGCCCATCGACCGCGACCACACCGCCAAAGGAACCGGCGACCAGGAACCGTGGGTCCACGGCATCGCACAGGAGGCGATTCGCCGCCGCTACATCGAAGAGCGCTACCACCTGATGCCCTACCTCTACACGCTGGCCGAAGAGATGTCGCGCACCGGAGTCCCCATCGTGCGCCCGCTCTTTGTGGAGTTCCCCAACGCCACCCCCGACGGCCATCCGCTCGACCTCGACGCGTCAGGCGAGTTCTTCTTCGGACCCGATCTACTCGTCGCGGCCTCGCCCTATCCTGACGAGTTAGACGCTTACGAACTCCGCCTGCCCCCCGGCGACTGGTACGACTACTGGACAGGCAAACTCGCCGCGCACATCACCACCACCTCAAGCCGCGATGCCGAACAGCCTCTTGCAACGGCCAACGCGAACAAATCCGAGGCAGTGACTCAGCCAGCGCGGCCGCTCCTCATCACTCCGTCACTCGAAGTTCTCCCGGTCTACGTGCGCGGAGGCTCGATTCTTCCCCTTCAGCCGCTGGTGCAGAGCACGGAGGAGACGCCGCAGGGGCCGCTCACCCTGCGCGTCTATGCCCCGCACTCGCAGAATGAAAACTGCAGCGGAACCGTGTATCAGGACGACGGCATCTCCTTCGCCTTCCGTCAGGGCGCGTACCTTCGCATGGACTCAACCTGCAAGGTCGAAGACGGACAGCTCCACATTCACATCGGAGCGCACCAGGGCAGCTACCAACCGTGGTGGAAGCAGCTTCGCATCGAGGTCTACGGCTGGCGCTCCGCCGCGACCGCCGCAACGGTCAACGGCAGCTCCGTTTCTCTGGCTCCAGACTCGAACGAGACAGCATTCACGGTAGACGATACCGGCAGCGGTCTCGATATTGTTCTGAAGTAA
- the purN gene encoding phosphoribosylglycinamide formyltransferase has product MKKLGILLSGRGSNFLAIHRAIAEGRLDAEIAIVLSNKPDAPGLEAARALGLKALAIPQQGKGTEARAAHDALMLAELWAHNVDLVCLAGYMRIISPAFVAAFPNRIVNIHPSLLPAFPGLDAQHQAFDHGVKVTGCTVHFVDEAVDHGVIILQRAVPVHDEDTAEALAARILEQEHIVYPEAIARVLSGDYAIQDRRYLRRSS; this is encoded by the coding sequence ATGAAGAAACTAGGTATTCTCCTCTCCGGACGCGGCTCAAACTTTCTCGCCATCCATCGCGCCATCGCTGAAGGCCGTCTCGATGCCGAGATCGCTATCGTTCTCTCCAACAAGCCTGACGCGCCCGGCCTTGAAGCTGCCCGCGCACTCGGTCTCAAAGCCCTTGCGATTCCCCAGCAGGGCAAAGGCACCGAGGCCCGCGCCGCCCACGACGCGCTGATGCTCGCCGAGCTGTGGGCGCATAACGTGGACCTCGTCTGCCTCGCAGGCTACATGCGCATCATCTCGCCCGCCTTCGTCGCGGCCTTCCCGAATCGTATCGTCAACATCCATCCGTCGCTGCTGCCGGCCTTCCCCGGCCTCGATGCGCAGCATCAGGCCTTCGACCATGGCGTCAAAGTCACGGGCTGCACGGTCCACTTCGTCGACGAGGCCGTCGACCACGGCGTCATCATCCTGCAGCGCGCCGTTCCGGTTCACGACGAGGACACCGCCGAGGCCCTCGCCGCGCGCATCCTCGAGCAGGAGCACATCGTCTACCCCGAGGCCATCGCCCGCGTCCTCAGCGGCGACTACGCCATTCAGGATCGCCGCTACCTCCGCCGCTCAAGCTAG
- a CDS encoding carboxypeptidase-like regulatory domain-containing protein has product MPLKPQNCWLKGALVLALSLICGPVAQAGAQELLQSSAAGSELPETPTPRMLATIAGTVTDHDGAIVPGAKVTLGREGQPPGRTVATDADGRFCFANVTPGPFTLSISATGFASQQTSGQVQAGQSYEVSAISLTAATAIEVQAVTQRELAEEQVRIEERQRVLGFIPNFYVSYEPNPMPLAPAQKFELAWKASFDPINLGITGAVAGVQQANDDFDDYGQGSQGYAKRYAASYATSFAGTLLGNAVLPILFKQDPRYFYKGTGSTRSRVLYAIANAVICKGDNGRWQPNYSSILGNLAAGGISNLYYPAANREGARLTFEDAGIGIAGSAVANVFQEFVVRRLTPHVHNSAMLNP; this is encoded by the coding sequence TTGCCCCTCAAGCCGCAGAACTGCTGGCTGAAGGGCGCGCTGGTGCTTGCGCTCTCTCTGATCTGCGGTCCGGTCGCTCAAGCTGGCGCACAGGAGCTGCTGCAGTCATCCGCGGCTGGCTCGGAACTCCCCGAGACCCCCACCCCCCGGATGCTCGCGACCATTGCCGGAACCGTCACCGACCACGACGGAGCAATCGTCCCCGGCGCGAAGGTGACGCTTGGTCGCGAGGGCCAGCCACCCGGACGAACGGTGGCCACAGACGCCGACGGGCGATTCTGCTTCGCCAACGTCACGCCCGGGCCGTTCACGCTCTCGATCTCGGCCACTGGATTCGCTTCCCAGCAGACCTCAGGACAGGTGCAGGCGGGCCAGAGCTATGAGGTCTCCGCAATCTCGCTGACTGCGGCCACTGCCATTGAGGTGCAGGCCGTCACGCAGCGCGAGCTGGCCGAGGAGCAGGTGAGGATCGAGGAGAGGCAGCGCGTCCTCGGTTTCATCCCGAACTTCTACGTCAGTTACGAGCCCAACCCCATGCCGCTTGCCCCCGCACAGAAGTTTGAGCTTGCATGGAAGGCGTCGTTCGATCCCATCAACCTCGGAATTACCGGGGCCGTCGCTGGAGTTCAGCAGGCTAACGATGACTTCGACGACTACGGGCAAGGCAGCCAAGGCTACGCCAAGCGCTACGCCGCCTCCTACGCCACCTCCTTCGCCGGCACCTTGCTCGGCAACGCCGTTCTGCCGATTCTCTTCAAGCAAGACCCGCGATATTTCTATAAGGGCACAGGATCCACGCGGTCACGCGTTCTGTATGCCATCGCCAACGCAGTGATCTGCAAGGGCGACAACGGCCGCTGGCAGCCCAACTACTCCAGCATCCTCGGCAACCTGGCGGCAGGCGGCATCTCGAACCTCTACTATCCGGCCGCCAATCGTGAAGGCGCCCGCCTTACCTTTGAAGACGCAGGAATTGGCATCGCTGGCAGCGCAGTCGCGAACGTCTTTCAGGAGTTCGTCGTCCGCAGGCTTACGCCTCACGTCCACAACTCGGCGATGCTCAATCCCTGA
- the purM gene encoding phosphoribosylformylglycinamidine cyclo-ligase gives MNADSTAAVKKTSAKSGAAKKSITYAEAGVDISAADRSKHRIKMLARKTFNKQVLSEIGGFGGLFGLDLEKYPNPVLVSSCDGVGTKLKVAFELGIHHTVGQDLVNHCVNDIAVQGATPLFFLDYLATGKLENSIVETVVQGLSDACRANGCALIGGETAQMPGFYSDGEYDLAGTIIGAVSRDRIITGDAIQVGDILIGLPSNGLHTNGYSLARKLLFDVAKYGPDQYVNELKDKTGAALMRVHRSYLAIIKKLTQADVVSGMAHITGGGITENLPRIIPKGMGAQVDLASWSVPPLFEHLQKLGNVEQDEMFRAFNMGIGLVVVVPAEKVKKAKAILNRANERHHIIGRIVRGERKVSYN, from the coding sequence ATCAACGCCGACAGTACCGCGGCCGTCAAAAAAACCTCTGCGAAGTCGGGTGCGGCCAAGAAGTCCATCACTTACGCCGAGGCCGGCGTCGACATCTCCGCCGCCGACCGCAGCAAGCATCGCATCAAGATGCTCGCCCGCAAGACCTTCAACAAGCAGGTGCTTAGCGAGATTGGCGGCTTCGGCGGGCTCTTCGGCCTCGACCTTGAAAAGTATCCCAATCCTGTCCTCGTCTCCTCCTGCGACGGAGTCGGCACCAAGCTGAAGGTCGCCTTCGAGCTTGGCATCCACCATACTGTGGGCCAGGACCTCGTCAACCACTGCGTCAACGACATCGCCGTGCAGGGAGCCACTCCGCTCTTCTTCCTCGACTACCTCGCCACCGGCAAGCTTGAGAACTCCATCGTCGAGACCGTGGTTCAAGGTCTCTCCGACGCCTGCCGCGCCAATGGCTGCGCCCTCATTGGCGGCGAGACCGCCCAGATGCCCGGCTTCTACTCCGATGGCGAGTACGACCTCGCCGGAACCATCATCGGAGCTGTCAGCCGCGACAGAATCATCACCGGCGACGCTATTCAGGTGGGCGACATTCTGATCGGACTGCCGTCGAACGGCCTCCACACCAACGGCTATTCGCTTGCCCGCAAGCTGCTGTTCGACGTAGCCAAGTACGGCCCCGACCAGTACGTCAACGAGCTCAAGGACAAGACCGGCGCCGCGCTCATGCGTGTCCACCGCAGCTACCTGGCGATCATCAAGAAGCTCACCCAGGCCGATGTGGTCAGCGGCATGGCCCACATCACCGGCGGAGGCATCACGGAGAACCTCCCCCGTATCATCCCCAAGGGCATGGGTGCGCAGGTTGATCTGGCTTCATGGAGCGTCCCGCCGCTGTTCGAGCACCTGCAGAAGCTGGGCAACGTCGAGCAGGACGAGATGTTCCGCGCCTTCAACATGGGAATCGGACTCGTCGTCGTCGTCCCGGCCGAAAAGGTGAAGAAGGCGAAGGCGATCCTCAACCGCGCCAACGAACGCCACCACATCATCGGCCGTATCGTCCGCGGCGAGCGTAAGGTCAGCTACAACTGA
- a CDS encoding thiol-disulfide oxidoreductase DCC family protein: protein MTEAERSQLVSRPVLLYDGVCVLCNGVVHFLLRRDAQGVFRFVPLQSPLGTELLAAPSQLDGVILLTETLTAAQKIHYRSDAVASALGILGGRWAILGRTLRLIPRPLREFGYGLIARVRYRLFGRYTTCPIPSPSERSRILGLDQ, encoded by the coding sequence ATGACCGAAGCCGAACGCAGCCAGCTCGTCTCGCGTCCCGTCCTCCTCTACGACGGCGTATGCGTCCTCTGCAATGGGGTCGTCCACTTCCTCCTCCGCCGCGACGCCCAGGGCGTCTTCCGCTTCGTCCCGCTGCAGAGCCCGCTCGGAACCGAACTCCTCGCCGCGCCGTCACAACTGGACGGGGTCATCCTCCTCACCGAGACCCTCACCGCCGCCCAGAAGATCCACTATCGCAGCGACGCAGTCGCCTCCGCGCTGGGCATTCTTGGAGGCCGCTGGGCCATCCTCGGCCGCACGCTCAGACTCATACCCCGCCCACTGCGCGAGTTTGGCTACGGCCTCATCGCCCGGGTGCGCTATCGTCTGTTCGGCCGCTACACCACCTGCCCCATCCCGTCGCCCAGCGAGCGCTCCCGAATCCTCGGCCTCGACCAGTAG
- the hemL gene encoding glutamate-1-semialdehyde 2,1-aminomutase has protein sequence MGLRLDRSRELQVRAEKLLPGGVDSPVRAFRSVGGDPPFVIRAEGAYLFDEDGNRYLDYFGSWGPMVLGHAFAPVVEAIQQAAARGASFGASTAAEGDLAELVRRCFPSVEKLRFVSSGTEACMSAIRLARGFTGRKFVVKFEGCYHGHSDAMLVKAGSGVATLGIPGSAGVPEETAMHTLALPFNNLDAVEAAFAARPGEIACVIVEPVVGNAGTIPPAPDYLEGLRALTRKDGALLILDEVMTGFRVALGGAQQRYGVTPDLTTLGKIVGGGLPCGAFGGRADVMDKLAPLGPVYQAGTLSGNPLAMAAGISTLKELIAREGEIYSQLEKTTAAIADGVAAVAREAGVPLTTNRVGSMFTWFFTSEPVTDFASAAKSDTAAFGRFHRAMLEAGVWLPPSQFEAAFVSTAHRTAEVEATLVAARTALQS, from the coding sequence ATGGGTTTAAGATTGGATCGCTCGCGTGAGTTGCAGGTTCGTGCTGAAAAGCTTTTGCCGGGAGGAGTGGATTCGCCGGTGCGGGCGTTTCGTTCTGTGGGGGGCGACCCTCCGTTTGTGATCCGGGCCGAGGGAGCCTATCTGTTTGATGAGGACGGCAATCGCTACCTCGACTACTTCGGGTCGTGGGGGCCGATGGTCCTGGGGCACGCCTTTGCGCCGGTGGTGGAGGCGATCCAGCAGGCGGCGGCGCGCGGCGCGAGCTTTGGGGCTTCAACGGCGGCTGAGGGCGATCTGGCCGAGCTGGTGCGGCGGTGCTTCCCTTCGGTCGAGAAGCTGCGGTTTGTCAGCTCGGGGACAGAGGCCTGTATGTCGGCGATCAGGCTGGCGCGCGGGTTTACAGGACGGAAGTTCGTCGTGAAGTTCGAGGGCTGCTACCACGGCCACTCCGACGCGATGCTGGTAAAAGCGGGCAGCGGAGTTGCGACGCTGGGAATCCCGGGGTCTGCGGGCGTGCCGGAGGAGACGGCGATGCATACGCTGGCGCTGCCGTTCAACAATCTCGATGCCGTGGAGGCGGCGTTTGCGGCACGGCCGGGCGAGATCGCCTGCGTGATCGTGGAGCCAGTAGTTGGGAACGCGGGAACGATTCCTCCCGCACCGGACTATCTGGAGGGCCTGCGTGCGCTGACCCGGAAGGACGGCGCGCTGCTGATTCTGGACGAGGTGATGACGGGGTTTCGTGTGGCACTGGGCGGAGCGCAGCAGCGGTATGGGGTCACTCCCGACCTGACGACGCTAGGCAAGATCGTCGGCGGAGGGCTGCCGTGCGGCGCGTTTGGCGGGCGGGCCGATGTGATGGACAAGCTCGCACCGCTGGGGCCGGTCTACCAGGCCGGGACGCTCAGCGGGAATCCGCTGGCGATGGCAGCGGGGATCTCAACCCTGAAGGAATTGATTGCGCGCGAGGGGGAGATCTACTCGCAACTCGAGAAGACGACTGCGGCGATCGCTGACGGAGTGGCTGCAGTCGCACGCGAGGCTGGCGTGCCCCTGACGACGAACCGCGTCGGCTCGATGTTCACCTGGTTCTTCACCAGTGAGCCGGTGACAGACTTTGCCAGCGCGGCGAAGTCGGATACGGCGGCCTTCGGAAGATTTCACCGAGCGATGCTGGAGGCGGGGGTGTGGCTGCCGCCGAGCCAGTTTGAGGCGGCGTTTGTCTCAACAGCGCACCGCACAGCTGAGGTGGAAGCGACGCTGGTTGCGGCGCGAACGGCGTTGCAGAGTTGA
- a CDS encoding polysaccharide deacetylase family protein has translation MSSLPALTAAASVAAAGLAWAALAPQSQLFGPTLIAPDRPNEIALTYDDGPNPAATPRLLEVLAHHDVRATFFLIGRFVRTQPTLVREIAAAGHLIGNHSTTHPWLPFISNARIRAELTGCNAALEDTLGAPVRYFRAPHGARRPYVLKTARRLGLTPVQWNIICGDWNPIGRDAILARATRGIARNQRDGRASNIVLHDGGHLALNAPRMATVEATDRLLQQLPPSQVSYVTVDAWA, from the coding sequence ATGTCGTCACTTCCCGCACTTACCGCCGCCGCTTCCGTCGCCGCAGCAGGCCTCGCCTGGGCCGCACTCGCGCCGCAGTCGCAGCTCTTCGGCCCAACGCTCATCGCTCCCGACAGGCCCAACGAGATCGCGCTCACCTACGACGATGGCCCCAACCCCGCCGCCACCCCGCGACTGCTCGAAGTTCTCGCGCATCACGACGTCCGCGCCACCTTCTTCCTGATCGGCCGCTTCGTCCGCACGCAGCCCACGCTCGTCCGCGAGATCGCCGCCGCTGGACACCTTATCGGCAATCACTCGACGACACACCCCTGGCTGCCCTTCATCTCCAACGCACGTATCCGCGCGGAGCTCACCGGCTGCAACGCCGCGCTTGAAGACACCCTCGGTGCGCCTGTGCGCTACTTCCGCGCTCCCCACGGAGCACGCCGTCCTTACGTTCTCAAGACGGCTCGCCGGCTGGGCCTGACTCCAGTGCAGTGGAACATCATCTGCGGCGACTGGAACCCCATCGGCCGCGATGCAATCCTCGCCCGTGCCACCCGAGGCATCGCGCGCAACCAGCGCGACGGCCGCGCCTCTAACATCGTTCTCCACGACGGGGGGCATCTTGCGTTGAATGCGCCTCGCATGGCGACAGTCGAGGCCACCGACCGTTTGCTACAGCAACTTCCACCCAGCCAGGTTAGCTACGTCACCGTCGACGCTTGGGCGTGA
- a CDS encoding DinB family protein, with protein MELNPYARFLGDADPVVVLTTTSERLHALIDPLPPTRVNEQPAPGKWSIREIVSHLADCEVVFCFRLRQTLAEDHHIIQPFDQERWAQRYGAYQIDQALALFEAARNWNLRLLTTVQEEDRHRHVTHPERGTMTFWTIVETMAGHDINHLLQIEHLVAKP; from the coding sequence ATGGAGCTGAACCCGTACGCCAGGTTCCTGGGAGACGCCGATCCCGTCGTCGTCCTCACCACCACCTCCGAGCGGCTGCACGCCCTCATCGACCCGCTGCCCCCGACGCGCGTCAACGAGCAGCCGGCGCCGGGCAAGTGGAGCATCCGCGAGATTGTCTCGCACCTCGCCGACTGCGAGGTTGTCTTCTGCTTCCGCCTGCGTCAGACCCTCGCCGAAGACCACCACATCATCCAGCCCTTCGACCAGGAACGCTGGGCCCAGCGTTACGGCGCGTATCAGATTGACCAGGCGCTGGCCCTCTTCGAAGCCGCCCGCAACTGGAACCTTCGCCTGTTGACGACCGTCCAGGAAGAGGACCGGCACCGCCACGTCACGCATCCCGAGCGCGGAACCATGACCTTCTGGACCATCGTCGAGACCATGGCCGGCCACGACATCAACCACCTCCTGCAAATCGAACACCTCGTCGCCAAGCCATAA
- a CDS encoding VOC family protein, translating into MIMLGSASNEGEYAKLMVQPDEIGLRESKGIYLVVSDADAIYATAKAAGAEMVLDIRNMDYGGRAFTCRDPEGHLWNIGSYDPWES; encoded by the coding sequence ATGATCATGCTCGGCTCGGCCTCGAACGAAGGCGAATACGCCAAGCTCATGGTCCAGCCAGACGAGATCGGCCTGCGCGAGTCCAAGGGCATCTACCTCGTCGTCTCCGACGCCGACGCCATCTACGCCACGGCAAAGGCCGCCGGGGCCGAAATGGTTCTCGACATCCGCAATATGGATTACGGCGGCCGCGCCTTCACCTGCCGCGATCCCGAAGGCCACCTCTGGAACATCGGCAGTTACGATCCCTGGGAATCCTAA
- a CDS encoding VOC family protein, with product MSSQAKACTSTVIPSLRYRDAVAGIDWLVRAFGLEKKAVYMGRTTQSPTPSSPSATA from the coding sequence ATGAGCAGCCAAGCCAAAGCCTGTACCTCCACCGTCATCCCCAGCCTCCGCTACCGCGACGCAGTGGCGGGCATCGACTGGCTCGTTCGCGCCTTCGGCCTCGAGAAGAAGGCGGTCTACATGGGCCGAACAACACAGTCGCCCACGCCGAGCTCACCTTCGGCAACGGCATGA